A genomic stretch from Sphingobacterium sp. ML3W includes:
- the sufD gene encoding Fe-S cluster assembly protein SufD, producing MSTLVSESLLQQVLGAFKEQGVSDEPAFFTEARQQAFERFEAAGFPTVKNEEWKYTNIHSIINKPYALDVDVDIEGLDFSAGEIPNLDAYRIILVNGQYVLAVSELEKVKGLVVIPMDDAVAEPAFQAHFAKYADKSDNIMVALNTAAFTNGVFIHLKKGVVLDKPIQIIHVATGTEDFFAQTRNLVVVEANAELELIESFITADGAASNVHNKVSEIVVKENAKVQHYYLQVAQSVSRYFNHTEVYQEKYSLYNNYNCNFPGASFIRNNINVRLDAENVESHLYGINLTAGDQLVDNHTVVDHLKPHCESYEWYKNITQDKSTAVFNGKIFVREDAQKTNAFQQNNNMLMSDSSAVYTKPQLEIFADDVKCSHGCTIGQFDNEALFYLRARGIGEESARILLVHAFAFDVTTRFSNEVVRRYVEELVEESLRTN from the coding sequence GCTTTCCCACAGTTAAGAATGAAGAATGGAAATATACAAACATCCACAGTATTATCAATAAGCCCTATGCGCTTGATGTAGATGTGGATATCGAGGGCTTGGATTTTAGTGCGGGAGAGATTCCAAATTTGGATGCGTACCGTATTATTCTGGTTAATGGCCAGTACGTATTGGCGGTGAGTGAGCTGGAAAAGGTAAAAGGACTTGTTGTTATTCCAATGGATGACGCTGTTGCTGAACCTGCATTTCAAGCGCATTTTGCGAAGTACGCTGATAAATCTGATAATATCATGGTGGCGCTTAACACAGCTGCTTTTACCAATGGTGTATTCATACATTTGAAAAAAGGTGTTGTACTTGATAAGCCTATACAGATTATTCACGTCGCTACAGGAACAGAAGATTTCTTTGCGCAAACACGGAATTTGGTTGTTGTTGAAGCTAACGCTGAACTTGAATTGATCGAAAGCTTTATCACTGCAGATGGTGCCGCAAGCAATGTGCATAATAAAGTTTCAGAGATTGTCGTAAAAGAGAATGCTAAAGTTCAACATTACTATCTTCAAGTGGCTCAATCTGTAAGCCGTTACTTTAATCATACGGAAGTATACCAAGAGAAATACAGTCTTTATAATAACTACAACTGTAATTTCCCAGGTGCATCTTTTATCCGTAACAATATTAATGTGCGTCTGGATGCAGAAAATGTAGAAAGTCATTTGTACGGTATTAACCTGACCGCAGGGGATCAATTGGTCGATAATCACACTGTCGTAGATCATCTTAAACCACATTGTGAATCATACGAATGGTATAAAAATATCACGCAAGATAAATCTACAGCTGTTTTCAACGGAAAAATCTTTGTTCGGGAGGATGCACAAAAAACTAATGCTTTCCAACAGAACAATAATATGTTGATGTCCGATAGTTCAGCGGTTTATACAAAGCCCCAACTGGAGATTTTTGCAGATGATGTGAAATGTTCACACGGATGTACGATCGGTCAGTTTGATAATGAAGCTTTGTTTTATTTGAGAGCACGCGGAATTGGTGAGGAGTCAGCACGTATTCTTCTTGTGCATGCTTTCGCATTTGACGTAACAACTCGTTTTTCAAATGAGGTTGTTCGGAGATATGTGGAAGAATTGGTCGAAGAAAGTTTAAGAACGAACTAA
- a CDS encoding MFS transporter, with product MGKNNWFRTYSYIWTGQFISLLSSSAVNFSIMIWLSLTHKSAEVLAFAAIAGLLPQAIIGPFAGVYIDRWDRKKVMIFADGFIALCTLGMTFVLKSDGANMFLIYLLMACRSIGSAFHSPAMQAIAPLLVPEDKLLRVSGINQMLQSVSSIAGPALGTLAISYFPISSVLYLDVIGAAIAITSLLFVTIPHLSRSDVKPTIAAVLDDLKQGMRAIYHNKGLKMLFLYAMVATFFIMPVAIMFPLLTIGHYGGGKWEMSIIEIIWGIGMLVGGSFLGLAKVSLSKVVLVNSMHIVLGITFALSGWFPSTWFIPFVIMTGLGGVSMSIFSASFMTIIQEQVPVEMLGRVFSLYFSIAILPSMIGLLFTGFIADAIGVATAFIIAGLIVVLVGLLSFFNSSIMSLGEGRKLS from the coding sequence ATGGGAAAAAATAACTGGTTTCGTACCTATAGTTATATATGGACTGGGCAATTTATCTCTTTGCTGTCTAGTTCAGCTGTCAACTTTTCGATCATGATATGGTTGAGTTTAACGCACAAGTCTGCTGAAGTATTGGCTTTTGCTGCTATCGCAGGCTTATTGCCACAAGCGATCATCGGGCCATTTGCTGGTGTCTATATTGATCGATGGGATAGAAAGAAAGTCATGATCTTTGCAGATGGCTTTATTGCACTCTGTACATTAGGTATGACCTTTGTACTCAAAAGTGATGGTGCCAATATGTTTCTGATTTATCTGTTAATGGCCTGTCGTTCGATCGGTTCAGCATTTCACTCGCCAGCCATGCAGGCAATTGCGCCACTTCTCGTTCCGGAAGATAAATTATTGCGTGTTTCAGGTATTAATCAGATGCTACAGTCGGTAAGTAGTATTGCAGGTCCCGCATTGGGAACATTGGCTATTAGCTATTTTCCTATTTCGAGTGTCTTGTATCTGGATGTTATCGGTGCCGCAATAGCTATTACATCTTTGCTCTTTGTGACTATCCCACACTTGTCCCGTTCTGATGTGAAACCTACTATTGCTGCCGTTTTGGATGATCTTAAACAGGGAATGCGTGCTATCTATCATAATAAAGGGCTGAAAATGTTGTTTCTATATGCCATGGTGGCGACTTTCTTTATTATGCCTGTTGCCATTATGTTTCCCTTGTTGACGATTGGTCATTATGGCGGTGGAAAGTGGGAGATGAGTATTATTGAGATTATTTGGGGAATAGGTATGCTTGTTGGAGGCAGTTTTTTGGGACTTGCAAAAGTGTCTCTATCAAAAGTAGTATTAGTAAACAGCATGCATATTGTATTGGGGATAACCTTTGCGCTATCGGGGTGGTTTCCTTCGACCTGGTTTATTCCATTTGTCATCATGACAGGTTTAGGCGGAGTTTCAATGTCTATCTTCTCGGCATCATTTATGACAATTATTCAAGAGCAGGTTCCAGTAGAAATGTTGGGGCGTGTTTTCTCGCTTTATTTTAGCATAGCAATATTACCGAGTATGATAGGACTTCTTTTTACAGGCTTTATCGCAGACGCAATCGGAGTGGCAACAGCTTTTATTATTGCAGGTCTTATTGTTGTATTGGTGGGCTTGTTGTCTTTTTTCAACAGCTCAATTATGAGCTTGGGGGAAGGGCGTAAATTAAGCTAA